Proteins from a single region of Candidatus Kryptoniota bacterium:
- a CDS encoding TIGR00282 family metallophosphoesterase, whose product MTLETLNVLFVGDIVGNPGMGMVSNFLRSFIDKHSIDFVIANGENAADGKGITDKLAQKLYASGVNVITSGNHIWDKFQVHEYMMQEKNLLRPLNFPKGSYGSGFVVYDLGQKGKIAVLNLQGRTFMYPIDCPFRTSDWALEKIKSETNLIVVDMHAEATAEKVAMGWYLDGKVSAVIGTHSHIQTADERVLPNGTAYITDVGMTGPYDSIIGMKKESALKRFIYATPARYEAAENEAKLAAVAFTIDKSTGKSVSIQRIFYPPFSAEQPTGSAG is encoded by the coding sequence ATGACTCTGGAGACGCTGAACGTTCTTTTCGTGGGAGACATCGTGGGCAATCCGGGAATGGGGATGGTCTCGAACTTCCTTCGGAGCTTTATAGACAAGCACTCGATAGATTTTGTAATCGCCAATGGTGAGAATGCCGCCGATGGAAAAGGCATCACTGACAAACTGGCTCAGAAGCTTTACGCTTCGGGCGTGAATGTTATCACCAGCGGCAATCATATCTGGGACAAGTTTCAAGTCCACGAATACATGATGCAGGAGAAAAATCTTCTCCGTCCTTTGAATTTTCCGAAGGGCTCTTACGGATCTGGGTTCGTGGTTTACGATCTCGGACAGAAAGGAAAGATCGCGGTACTAAATCTTCAAGGAAGAACATTCATGTACCCGATAGATTGTCCGTTCCGCACTTCGGATTGGGCGCTGGAGAAAATAAAATCCGAGACTAACCTGATTGTCGTAGATATGCACGCGGAAGCGACAGCCGAAAAAGTTGCGATGGGTTGGTACCTCGATGGGAAAGTAAGTGCCGTGATCGGAACGCACTCGCATATCCAGACTGCGGATGAAAGAGTCCTGCCTAACGGCACAGCATACATAACGGATGTGGGAATGACCGGTCCATACGACTCGATAATCGGAATGAAAAAAGAAAGCGCTCTCAAACGATTTATTTATGCTACTCCGGCGCGGTATGAGGCGGCGGAGAATGAGGCGAAGTTGGCGGCGGTCGCTTTTACGATAGACAAATCAACGGGGAAATCGGTGAGTATCCAGAGAATTTTTTACCCTCCCTTCTCAGCCGAACAACCAACCGGGTCCGCAGGATGA
- the folD gene encoding bifunctional methylenetetrahydrofolate dehydrogenase/methenyltetrahydrofolate cyclohydrolase FolD gives MTAKIIDGKIISQEIKDEVKALTDKLKQHNGTTPGLAFILVGDNPASQVYVQNKSKACAALGFYSITEKMPEDSSQDAVISRVEEFNSDKRVHGILVQMPLPKHINEYMVIEAIDPSKDVDALHPFNIGKFTEAKAWDEIMSKKLFLPCTPYGMMILLERYNIEVSGKRAVVVGRSNLGGKPTAALLLSKNATVTVAHSRTENLDAVCREADILVAVMGKANFIKGNFIKPGAAVLDVGINRTPGGLVGDVDFEEAKEVAGWITPVPGGVGAMTISMLMKNTYMAAARTMGL, from the coding sequence ATGACCGCGAAAATTATAGACGGCAAGATAATCTCACAGGAAATCAAGGATGAGGTGAAGGCACTGACGGATAAGTTGAAACAGCATAACGGAACAACTCCAGGTCTCGCATTCATTCTCGTGGGAGACAATCCCGCCTCACAGGTTTACGTACAGAATAAATCGAAGGCCTGCGCCGCGCTGGGTTTTTATTCGATAACCGAGAAAATGCCGGAAGACTCGTCTCAAGACGCGGTAATTTCAAGGGTCGAGGAATTCAACAGCGACAAGAGAGTTCACGGGATTCTCGTCCAAATGCCTCTTCCGAAACACATCAACGAGTACATGGTAATAGAAGCAATCGATCCGTCGAAAGATGTGGATGCGCTTCACCCTTTCAACATCGGGAAGTTTACTGAGGCAAAAGCCTGGGATGAGATTATGAGCAAGAAGCTCTTCCTTCCGTGCACTCCTTACGGAATGATGATACTCCTCGAGAGATACAACATCGAGGTATCAGGCAAGAGGGCGGTTGTGGTCGGCAGATCAAATCTCGGAGGGAAGCCGACGGCAGCTTTGCTGCTTTCGAAGAATGCAACTGTTACGGTGGCGCATTCGAGGACCGAGAACCTCGACGCCGTTTGCAGAGAAGCGGATATACTCGTTGCCGTTATGGGTAAGGCAAATTTCATCAAAGGAAATTTCATAAAGCCGGGCGCGGCTGTTCTTGATGTTGGGATTAACAGAACTCCCGGCGGTTTGGTGGGCGACGTGGACTTTGAGGAAGCGAAAGAAGTCGCGGGTTGGATCACTCCTGTTCCGGGTGGCGTCGGGGCAATGACGATTTCGATGCTGATGAAGAACACGTATATGGCAGCAGCCAGGACGATGGGGCTATGA